The genomic segment ccgcacgacgccgacgagcgcCGAAGCGAGCCGATCCTCGCCGAAGCGAGCAcgcgggatcgcgccgctcccaccaccgcgccatcgcctgacgatcggcctccctcctgccaagctcaccgcgccgagcggtaTAAAAAGCCGACGCGCTCGACGAAGAGACACTTCGTCTCTACCACGGTTCTCCGCTACTCCTGACGAAGCCTACCTTCCGAATCCTAGGGCGACACGCAAAACGAGGTCCAGAGTTCTGGTCCTCTACTGAGAGTTCTCAGAGTGTCTCCGAGCTCCCTCACACTTACCCCGACGGCCATGGCACCGCggggtcgagcgtgctcggcctGGTAGCGAGGGTTCTCGCGACCGTAACCCCGGGATTCCGCCATCCTCCGGTGTACATATCGCGTTCCCGCCCGCGTTATCAGCTTTCTCGATATACCGCACCGGGTGCACCCGCACCACGGCACTGCGCCGCGACCGTAGAGTCCTGTACGTCCGCGTTCATCGGACTCTCCGTAACCGCGTCCCGTTCGTGTATAATATACCGCGcttcattctttttttgtaatatacttTGTCTACCGCATCTCGAGTTGAATAAAGTAAAGGAATACGTGTGTACCGCAAACTGACTACtgtctctgggcctttcaTCGAACTCCCGATCCAGTAAACTAGGCCGCGTTCGATataaagtcaggccgttacagTTTTAACCATTCTGCAGCAACAAAAGAAAGAGTGACCCCAAAATCGGACATTTTTGGCCCCATTATGATGGCCCTCGAAATTCGAATCGAATTGTATGCTAAACGGTGCTACATGATGGGacattaatctaaaaaaaaattaaagttgagCATAGGTCTAGTTTTGGAGATACGGGGAGTCAAAGTGGCCAAATTCCCAATATTATCCAAGTACAATAGAAAAGAATGTTAAATCTTCTTTGATAATAGTGGTATTTTGAATAGATAActaaaataactataataactataatagataaataaataaataactaaataaataaataaataaataaataaaaaataaaaataaataaataaaataaaataaataaaaaaaaataaataaataaaaaataaataaaaaaaataataaaataataataataataataataataataataataatataataataatataatataatataatataatataatataatataataatataataataatataataatataaataataataataataataattttaataataataataataaaataaataaataaataaataaataaaaataaataaataaataaataaataaaataaataaataaataaataaataactaaataaataaataaataaataaataaataactataatagATAACTTAAGATAACTAAAATCTTTctacgattatattttaaaatatatcgacacttatttttgtaatgatAGTTCCTTAACTGATGAAATtccctttatttttaaaaattatctttcttcaGGCGCGGTTTCCGATTAAAGAGTGAGTtctgcgaaaaaaattaaagaaacctTTTTTGTGCAGAATTCCTAGACAAACAACTTTcattcaaaacattttttcgtaTCTCTATCCGTTTTCCAGAAATTCAGCAAAAACTTCTTTTGGGGGTAGTTTTAcccctttaaaaaattaagtaacagAGGTGGAGGCGGTGGATTTTTAGTACGGTGGTCAGAGAACCATTCGGACTAATTCTATTCAAAATACCACTATTATCAAAGaagatttaacattattttctattgtaCTTGGATAATATTGGGAATTTGGCCACTTTGACTCCCCGTATCTCCAAAACTAGACCTATGctcaactttaatttttttttagattaatgtCCCATCATGTAGCACCGTTTAGCATACAATTCGATTCGAATTTCGAGGGCCATCATGATGGGGCTAAAAATGTCCGATTTTGGGGTCACTCTTTGCTCACACGTAATATCTTGATGTCGCATTTGAACAACaactgaaaattataaagcaaaTGTAAATGCTAAAAGAAACAACAGTGagtacaaatattttagtaaaaaaacgtatttattgcttttgtatagatagataaaatttaaatgaatttcaaaaaattaaaaaaacttggtCAAATATAGCATTATAATACACagcaacaataattaaaatttgcaaagtatatacacattttgtgaaatatagaatttgaaaatatttaaaaagttaatataaaatatgttacatttattataacaattaacttcatattttaataataaacttttcttataaaatatttttgagacaatgtctttatatcttttgtgTCATGAAAACTGAAAATTCTTAAGCATacgaatttatattatgtattaacaAAATGTCTGATAAGTGTTGCTACAACACTAGCGttcatatagaaaaaataaaactaaacagATCTTCACCATTTTgcaaactatataaaatataacaaaaaattttatataatttttataacattaatatatatatatatatatatatatatatatatatataaaagagagagaaagagagagaaaacgtacgtgtcaaaattttcgatatctgcaaattttgaaatgcaGCCTTATGTCTTTGTCCTAACCAGCTGTACTTTTGAGCCATTTCATCAGTTATaagataatgtaaaatattgcggattgtttttttaatatctgcaCTGGTAACTTGCGTCAGACTTgttatctacaaaaaataaaaataaagtaattttaatatacatatagtgtatattaaaaaagttcagtagatgaaataataatataaaatttttaccaatttttttttgaatgcAGAATTATTCTCAATCATGCTTTCCACTTCTTTAAGGCTAGCTGCAGTTTCTATAGGAAAAACTTCAAGTGTATTCCATTCATCCAAAACAGATTGAACTTTTAAAGATTCACTATTTTTTTCCAACTTATCTAGCCTTTCAATGACTTCTCGAATTAAAGAAGTGAGACCGTTCATAGATGTCTTCAAATCATCcactattttcaaaatttgattaatttcatgattaatttctgaaataataatagttacgTCAAAACTTGTTtacaaattgatattaaatatgaaaaaatgttacattttctCTTACcgttattattagaaaacaaTACAGCAGTATCTAGGTTTTTATTTCTAGAGgataatgatttattatccATAACTGAAAAACACTTGGTTTTACCATGCATGCTAGTTGAGGCaattgaagaagaaaagttaTCTGATGCACAAGCTTTACTATGCGTGCCAGCTGATGCAATTGAAGAGTTGTTCGATACATAAGTTTTATTATGCGTGCCAGCTGATGTAATTGAAGAAGAGTTGTCCGTTACATCAGTTTTACTATATGTGGCGGCTGAGGcaactgaaaaaaattgtttgatatatattaGCTACATTATGACTGCGGTCAAAACTGCTCTGCACTACAAAATCGAAACAATTTCGAAACatcattctatttttttcttctcaaatGTGaaacaaaagtatataaaataatattttgaagcATTCATAATGCAGTTTCAACAGCAGCCTGTACCAGCATTTGGCACTTCAGGAAGTGAtggtaaatttattttttggggttttatttttcttttttttccacgacTCTGTTGTTCACTCTGTTGTTCACTATTATCactaaattgtattttagCGTTatctctcctcttttttttcatctgTATTATAAGACGAGTCAATATCGCTTTCATATTccgcttttttaaatttaattttggcaTTTGAAAATGAacctgaaaattaaaaaaacattttattagcaatatttatttttgtaaaaaaataaaaaacgagattaaaaatagaaaaaaaatttgttaataggAAGATTGAAAATACAAAAGCAGCCAATGATTAATATAAACCTGTTGTTTGAGATCGCAAACTTAGCATCGCGACGAAGTCGCGTTCGGCTGCATGTCAGCACATGCACGCTTGCAGTAAATTGagcaaattaatattcgcgtGAAATGCCGCTCAAGAATTGTCACGGGATATtcggtatagcatggatctttcagGATTAGCTTTCTAGAaactttaacattgttatcgataataaagtcaaacaacaacgctagaacaaaggaacgatccatgctatacacaAAGCACTCGAAAACAGGTGACGACCCCGTCGGGTCGCCACGTGAAACCGGTGACGTCAGCTTCATGACGCGGGACTCcgacggccaatcaccctcccgaaattcTGGGAAATCTGCAGGGAGGGAGTTTTGCCTCGGAGGTGTTAAAAGgaccgccgctgcgccgcggaacCGATTTCGCTCGCAGATCATAGAAAAACCGCTTTTCGTACGCCGCTTTGCACACCGCTTTTCGCTATTCCGCGTTTTGAACACGCTTTCGCCGCGTTGCTCGCCGTAGCTTCTGTGCGCGCTTCACGGCTTCCttagctaaaaaaaaaagaactgtaaataactgtacattatacattttcgaatatatctgttttatttttcaattctgtaCTTGTCCCCTTTTTTTTGTGGTCGTCTTCTACCTCGCGCTTTCTCGCGCtaccgcgtgctctcgaacatttttggtccttcgagccggatcatCGCCGGCAACCGCGAGTTCGGGAGTGCCTCCTCCAACAGAAGAGACAACCATGAGTCTCGACCAGAGCAACATGGTCAGCAGCCAACACGAACTCATCAAACGCATCTCCAGAGCCGAAGAGAACCTGAAGAAGATGGGGCAAGCGAACATCACCCTCGCCGCCATCGAGACCCGCATTCGCATCCTCGACGACCTGTGGGCAAAGTTCGAGAGTCAGCACGACCTGATTCGAAACTGCTACAAGGATTCGAGCCGCTACGCTGAAAGTGAGTACGCTCAATCAGACTTACTCGAGGCCGCCGAGATGGCTTACGTGCAGCAGCGTAGCGTCCTGTCCGGCGAGGCCGACCGCCGCAAGCCCGCGCAAGCCTCCGCGCCGGTGGAGCACGGTAACGACCGCGCGTTGAAAACCTCGCTGCCCCGTATACAGCTGCCGCAGTTTTCGGGTGAATACGAGAAGTGGCCGTCCTTCCGTGACGTCTTTCGGTCGGTCATCGGCGATCAGTCGTCCATTTCGGCAGTCGAGCGGCTACATTACCTCCGCTCGTGTCTCAAAGGTCAGgctgaaaatttaatacagtCGTTAACGATCACCAGCGAGAATTACGATCGCGCGTGGGCAATTCTCAGTAAACACTACGAGAATAAGAGGGAACTGATACGCTCCAACTTCGCCACGTTTACCGCCGTGGCGAAGATGAAGGGAGAAACCGCTGATGAGCTGAGCCGCGTCCACAACGCCGTCACGGCCGCAGTCAATGCTCAGGAGAGCATCGGGAGGCCCATCGAGTCTCACGGAATGGACCTCTTCAACCACCTGGTTGTCGAGCTCTTCGACCCGCGAACGCGACTTGAGTGGGAGTCCTCCACCCGCGACTCCGTCGATCCGCCGAATCATGAGGAACTCAAGGACTTCATCTCGAAGCGCATCCTCACGCTGAACGCCGCGAGACCGAAACCCGCCGCGAAAGCCCCCGATTCCACTCGGTCCGCGAAGACCCACGTCGCGAAACAAGGGTCAAAAAACAGTTCCGATCCGCAGTGCGCCCTGTGCAAGGGGAAACACTCTTTGATGACGTGTAGTGACTTCAAATCCAAGTCCGCCACAGACCGAAAGACGGTTGTCGAGACCAGCCGATTGTGTTACAATTGCCTCGGCAATCACACCGTCGCGAAGTGTCAATCGACGAAGAATTGCTTCACGTGCAAGGCTCGTCATCACACGATGCTTCACGAGGCATACGTTCCCGCGTTTGCATCGACCGAGGTCAGCGCGCTGTCCGCTGTGCGCTCCGCTGACGACCGCAAGGCGATCCTCCTCGCGACCGCGCGAGTGACCGTCGCCGACCGCTACGGCAATCCGCATCCCGCTCGAGTCCTCATCGATCAAGGATCGGAGGTCTCAATCATCGCCGAGTCACTCGTACAACAGTTGCACCTGCAACGATCTCGCTCCGCCGTGTCGATTTTCGGAATCGGGGGGTCGAAATCCGGGTCAACCCGCGGAAAGGTGACGGTGAATCTCACGTCCGTGACGACCGGAGCCACGATTTCCGCCGTCGCTTTCGTGCTGCCTCGCCTTTCTCTTTATCAAGGCTCATCGATTAAAAGTCCCGCCACGTGGCCCCATCTCAAAGGGCTGCCTCTAGCCGATGCGCAGTTTTCGGCTGGAGATCCGGTCGAGTTACTTCTCGGAGCAGAAGTGTGCTCCACCATCCTCGAAGAGGGCCTTCGAAAGGGCGGGCCGCATGCCCCGATCGCGCAGAAGACAGCCTTCGGGTGGATTCTGTCCGGCGGCTGCGGTGCTTCAGCCCTCCACGCGCGCGGCAGCTTTCAAGCGACGGCCGACAACGAGCTGGCCGATCTCGTGCGCCGCTTCTGGGAGCAAGAAGCAGAGCCTTCCACTCCCGCCGCCCTCACGCCAGATGAACAGAGGTGCGAGGACTTTTATGTGCAAACGCACTCTCGCACGGAGACGGGACGGTACGTGGTCCGCCTACCGTTTTCCAAGGCGCCAACGACGTTGTCGAAAACTCGCCGACCGGCCGAACGCCTGCTGACCGCTATGGAGCGTAAGTTCCAAAGAGACGCCCGGTTCGGAGAGCTCTACCGTCAGTTCATGCGAGAGTACGAAGACCTGAAACACATGGAGTTAGCTACGGTCTCGCCATTCAACGAGGATGAGTATGGATGCTTCTTACCTCATCATGGAGTCCTCCGAGAATCAAGCACCTCCACCAAACTACGGGTGGTATTTAACGGGTCGCAAGAGACAATGTCCGGCGAGTCGCTGAATCACCACCTTCTCATAGGCGCCAATTTGCTGCCCGCTTTAGCCGACGTGTTGACGCGCTGGCGCTGGCACCGCTACGCCTTCGTCACGGACATCGAGAAGATGTACCGGCAGATCTCATCCATCCGGACGACAGGACGTACCAGTGCATCCTCTGGCGTTGCGCCCTCCTCGCCCTCGTGTGTGTATACCGGCTCCTCACGGTGACATACGGCCTCGCGTGCGCGCCTTTTCTAGCCATTCGAACGTTGCAACAGTTGGCTCATGACGAACAATCGCGATATCCGCAGGGAGCAATCGCGTTGCGCGAGGACACCTACGTAGACGACGTTGTCTCGGGCGCGAACACTCTGTCCGCTGCGATCGCGAAACAAGCCGAACTCCGCGGACAGTGCACGGCGGGCGGGTTCCCGCTTCGAAAATGGGCCGCGAACGACGAGAAAGTGCTGTCAGGAGTCCCACCCGAGCACCGACTTCACCACGAACCGCACTCATGGGAAAACGACTGCTTTTCCACTCTCGGGTTGTTGTGGCACCCGAACGAGGACacgttcgcgttcgcgattCACCCGCGCACCGTCACCGAACTCTCGATCCGCTGGGATGGCTCGCCCCCGTGGTCATTCGCGCGAAGATTCTCATTCAGTCCGCGTGGCTCCAAAGACTCGAGTGGGACGATCCTCTTCCCACCGCCGACGCGCAAAGCTGGAAGAGCTTCCTCGAGGAGCTGCCTCTCCTCTCCCGCTTACGCGTCAACCGCTGGCTCGGCAGCGGGGACGAAGACGCACAAGTGGAACTGCACGGCTTTGCCGACGCATCCGAGCGAGGATACGCCGCTGCCGTGTACCTCCGCATCATCAGGAACGGCACCGTCGCCATTCATCTGTTGGCCGCAAAGAGCAAGGTGGCCCCGGTCAGGCAGGTGACACTGCCACGGCTCGAGCTCACTGCCGCCGACTTGCTCACGTCTCTCACAGATCACACTCGTTCCACTTTGCGTCTGTTCACAGCCACGTTTCTTTGGTCCGACTCGCAGGTTACCTTGAAGTGGATTCAAGGACACGCTTCCCGCTGGAAGACCTACGTGGCGAACCGCGTGGCTCGCATTCAGCAAAGGCTGCCTGACGCTCAATGGAGACACGTCCCCGGGAGGGACAACCCTGCGGACTGCGCCTCCAGAGGAATCGCCCCTGGCGAACTGCTGGAGCATCCCCTGTGGTGGACTGGACCCGCCTGGCTCCGCGAGGACCGATCTCACTGGCCGAGCGGAGACCTTGTGATGCCCGACGCCGATCTGCCCGAACAGAGAGTCGCTGCACACGTCGCCACCGAGAAAATCGAGGAGAAACCCGAGATGCTTCTCCGGTTTTCCTCCTTGCACCGGCTCCTCCGAGTCACGAGTTGGTGCTTGCGTTGGCGTCGCACCGATTCCCGCACTACCGCACTTACACTGCAATCGCCCGAAATCAATGACGCACTGCTGCTCTGGCTTCGCGTGGTGCAAGGACTGCACTTCACCAACGAGATCACGGCACTCTTCAAACCGCGCTGTGTCCCATCGCAGTCCGTTAGCGAGCCTGAGTCCATTCCTGGATGACCACGGCGTGCTGAGAGTCGGAGGCCGCCTCAAGCATGCCCTGCTTTCCACTGATGAGCGACATCCGATGATCGCACCGCCGTCCTCGTGGCTCACTCGGTTGCTCATCGAGTCGTGCCACCGTCGAACACTGCACGGAGGAGTGCAGCTCACTCTCGGTTTACTCCGCCGTCGCTTCTAGATTCCTCGTGGCCGCTCAGTTGTCAAACAGCGGCTGCACCGCTGCATCACTTGCACCCGCTGGCGAGCCACGACACCGCAACCGCCGATGGGCGACCTTCCGAGAGGCCGAGTCACGCCAGCGCGTCCCTTTCTCCGGACCGGCCTGGACTACGCCGGCCCGATCCTCCTCCGCACGAGCAAGGGCCGCGGACATCGAGCGTACAAGGGCTTCATCGCCGTATTTGTGTGCCTCTGCACCAAGGCGGTGCATCTGGACGTCGTGTCAGATTACACGACGGACGCCTTTCTCGCAGCTTTCCGTCGCTTTAATTCCCGTCGAGGCCTCTGCGAGGAGATGTACTCAGATTGCGGCACTAATTTCGTGGGAGCCGATCGAGTCCTGAGGGAGCTCTTTCGAGCGTCGTCTGCCGACGGCCGTCGCCTTGCTCACGCCGCCGCCACGGAGGGCATAACCTGGCACTTTAACCCTCCGGCTGCGCCGCACTTCGGAGGACTGTGGGAGGCCGCCGTGAAGTCGACCAAATTCCATCTCCGCCGGGTCATTGGGGAGACAACGCTCACTTTCGAGGAGATGAGCACTCTCCTCTCTCAGGTCGAAGCCTGCCTTAATTCCAGGCCGCTGCAGGCTTTGTCCGACGATCCGGACGACATATCCGCTCTCACACCGGGCCACTTCTTGATCGGCGCTCCTCTCCTGGCCGTGCCCGAACCCGCCTTGAATGACGCCGCTGAGAGCTCACTTTCCCGGTGGCAACACCTCCAAAAAATGCGCGATCATTTTTGGTCACGGTGGTCGCACGAGTATATTATCGGGATGGCAACTCGATCAAAGTGGCTCAAACCCGAGGACGCACCCGCCGTCGGCTCTCTGTGCTTGGTGCGATCCGAAAGCACGCCACCGAGTCGATGGCCACTGGCCCGCATCGTTCGAGTGCACCCCGGAGACGACGGCATTGTACGCGTAGCTACAATCCGCACCGCCACGTCCGAGCTGGTTCGACCACTGTGCAAGCTCGTGCTTCTCCCGGGGGCTGAGGACCAGCCGCCGCCGACGGATGCGTGAGCTCACCGACACTCGCTGTCACTTTATTGTCTCATTGGCCTTCAGCCTGTAATTTTCTTGTAATTCATTCTAGTCACGTATTCGTCTGTTTCGGCCCTCTGCCGATGTCAAACCAAGCAACCGCTTATTTCGGTTTACCGCCTCAACTCAACAATTTGTGCAACACGTGAAATTACTTTCGCGCATCACTTCACTTCACTTCACGTTTCACATGTCACCGAACTCGCGTTACGCTTATATCGCGAATATTTATGTGTCTCGCTCGGGATCGTCGCATATTGTGACACTGCGCAGGCGCACCACGCCGCTGGTGCTCGCCTGCACCACGCGCCGAAATCGATCGCATATCGATTCTGTCGACCGCGACGTCGGGCGCCTCATCGAGCGAGCCATCGAACACACCGTCCTGTTTCGTCAGGCATGACGAGGCGGCGGGATGTTTGAGATCGCAAACTTAGCATCGCGACGAAGTCGCGTTCGGCTGCATGTCAGCACATGCACGCTTGCAGTAAATTGagcaaattaatattcgcgtGAAATGCCGCTCAAGAATTGTCACGGGATATtcggtatagcatggatctttcagGATTAGCTTTCTAGAaactttaacattgttatcgataataaagtcaaacaacaacgctagaacaaaggaacgatccatgctatacacaAAGCACTCGAAAACAGGTGACGACCCCGTCGGGTCGCCACGTGAAACCGGTGACGTCAGCTTCATGACGCGGGACTCCGACGGCCAATCATCCTCCCGAAATTCTGGGAAATCTGCAGGGAGGGAGTTTCGCCTCGGAGGTGTTAAAAGgaccgccgctgcgccgcggaacCGATTTCGCTCGCAGATCATAGAAAAACCGCTTTTTGTACGCCGCTTTGCACACCGCTTTTCGCTATTCCGCGTTTTGAACACGCTTTCGCCGCGTTGCTCGCCGTAGCTTCTGTACGCGCTTCACGGCTTCCTTAGCTAAAAGGAAAAGAACTGTAAATAActgtacattatacattttcgaATATATCTGTTTGATTTTTCAATTCTGTACTTGTCCCCTTTTTTTTGTGGTCGTCTTCTACCTCGCGCTTTCTCGCGCTACCGCGTGCTTTCGAACAAGTACACTGATGTAATAGactattttacacatttttttaaattagttataactcaaattattttatgttggaatataattaaacCACCCTTTAAGTACTTGAACAAATGTTCTATTTATATGTTGGTCTTTGGATATTTTGTACTAATCCACATAAaccttatttttcttaaaattagtattaataatattaagaaaaaaacataatattaagaaacatataaaagagaagaaacatataaaatacatgttgTTTTGTGTTTGcaatataggtatatttataata from the Temnothorax longispinosus isolate EJ_2023e unplaced genomic scaffold, Tlon_JGU_v1 HiC_scaffold_13, whole genome shotgun sequence genome contains:
- the LOC139823534 gene encoding uncharacterized protein, with protein sequence MGDLPRGRVTPARPFLRTGLDYAGPILLRTSKGRGHRAYKGFIAVFVCLCTKAVHLDVVSDYTTDAFLAAFRRFNSRRGLCEEMYSDCGTNFVGADRVLRELFRASSADGRRLAHAAATEGITWHFNPPAAPHFGGLWEAAVKSTKFHLRRVIGETTLTFEEMSTLLSQVEACLNSRPLQALSDDPDDISALTPGHFLIGAPLLAVPEPALNDAAESSLSRWQHLQKMRDHFWSRWSHEYIIGMATRSKWLKPEDAPAVGSLCLVRSESTPPSRWPLARIVRVHPGDDGIVRVATIRTATSELVRPLCKLVLLPGAEDQPPPTDA
- the LOC139823515 gene encoding uncharacterized protein — protein: MKGETADELSRVHNAVTAAVNAQESIGRPIESHGMDLFNHLVVELFDPRTRLEWESSTRDSVDPPNHEELKDFISKRILTLNAARPKPAAKAPDSTRSAKTHVAKQGSKNSSDPQCALCKGKHSLMTCSDFKSKSATDRKTVVETSRLCYNCLGNHTVAKCQSTKNCFTCKARHHTMLHEAYVPAFASTEVSALSAVRSADDRKAILLATARVTVADRYGNPHPARVLIDQGSEVSIIAESLVQQLHLQRSRSAVSIFGIGGSKSGSTRGKVTVNLTSVTTGATISAVAFVLPRLSLYQGSSIKSPATWPHLKGLPLADAQFSAGDPVELLLGAEVCSTILEEGLRKGGPHAPIAQKTAFGWILSGGCGASALHARGSFQATADNELADLVRRFWEQEAEPSTPAALTPDEQRCEDFYVQTHSRTETGRYVVRLPFSKAPTTLSKTRRPAERLLTAMERKFQRDARFGELYRQFMREYEDLKHMELATVSPFNEDEYGCFLPHHGVLRESSTSTKLRVVFNGSQETMSGESLNHHLLIGANLLPALADVLTRWRWHRYAFVTDIEKMYRQISSIRTTGRTSASSGVAPSSPSCVYTGSSR